Below is a genomic region from Rhododendron vialii isolate Sample 1 chromosome 5a, ASM3025357v1.
ATGTATTCGGTGGGCCCCACGTGCATCAGATAATTCATGACACATTTGTGTCTGAATCTGTCTTTCTTGGTCTGTGTCTGTGGCATTACTCTGCTGTTCCCGGGGCCTAAGAGTTTCTAGTACTTGGAATGACTTCCGAGTAAGGGAATCTGTCGTGTGCAATCCCAGATCATAGATAGCTGCAATGGATTAATTTTGAGGCCATTATGAGCTAAATAAATCACCAGGGGCGTAACTAACACAAAACCACATTTCAATAGTGGAACCATAAATTTTGCAGAAAAACACCGGAGACTTCGAAACATGATTATCAATCAAGGAGGACTGTTACTTGGCACACAACCTTTTGTtgcagagaaaaaaatatatatacctGCCTTTCCAACTCTACAAATTCAGATAATATACCAAAAACAAACGAGCATAATTTATGATCTAGGTAACAATAGAAGCTTACCGCGAAAGCTCTTTGCAGCAGCATCAGGTCTACCACCACAATGTTGTTGAAGATCCTCTAAACCAAGTATACTATTAGTAATGCATTCTCTCTTCAATGCCTCTCCCTCATTTTTATTCTCTGAAAGAGACACAACAGGGCCACTCTGATATGCGCTCACAAGATGTGCTTTGATTTCTGTAGCATCGAAATCCGGAAACGATTTCCGTTTTGTCGAATCATCCAAACTAAGTACACACTCAGTTAAGCATTCTCCGATTAGTCCCTCACTCGTATCTTTCTCCTTTGAATAAAGAGTAATAGGGCCGCTCTGATTTGCCCTCACGAGATGAGCACTGTCGCCTGGAGCATCACTATCCGTGGATGGTATTCTTGTCGTTGAACCAACTAAACTAAGTACACCCTCCGTCATGCACAGTCCCTTTGATGCCTCTCTCGCATTTGTCTCCTCTGAGTTAGAGACAAGGCCGCTCTGACATGCCCTGTTGTTTGTAGCATCAAAATCCACCAATGGTTTTTCTTCCCTGTTTTTCGCCCTCCCGGGTTTCAACGAGTCTGAAATTATGCCCttatttcccaaaaaattattcaatgccaaggcaccgccacgtggtgccccaaaCTCTTTCTTCACTACACATTGGTGTGATCCCGACACATTTGTGTGGCAGAGAACAGTTTGTGccaccgccacgtggtgccccaaaGCCACTGAACAATTACTCTTATTTTCCAGGTAAATCGCTAGCGTCTTGAGCAACGGCTTTATAAATGGATAGATTATTTTAAAAACCTGGACGCTAAGATGAAGAGAGAGGCGGATTAgacaaaaataagagaaaaggAGGCCGTGGAAAACAAAAGGAGGAGGATCAAATGAGGTAATGTAACGACGAGGAGATGGGAGAGAAAACAAAAGCTCAAGAATTCGGAAATTGATATCGCTTCCAATCCTGAGCTTCGTCGGCACCGAGGTTCGAAGCAATTCATCAAACGCCGGGAGGATCAGATAACAACCGTAGCCATTCAAAACAACAGCGCGGAGATCGAAGGGGAGAAAATAATCGAGACAgaagagagggaaaaagaaaaggtacaGGCGGAGTAaagggaggaagaagaaggtttCGCGGGAAGTCGCCGGGGGCGCTGACTCGGTCGGCTTCAGCGGAATTAGGAGGTCTCTGAACCAACCTTTCGCCATTGGGAAATGCTCTTTCATTATGAGGCCTCGGGGAATGAGCTTTTGCTGCTTTATACTAAATGGAGCAGCTCTTCATTTTCTTGCCTTTCTAGAAGGGGTTTTTTGAACGAGACCAGCAACGTCAAAAAGGAATACTAACTACCATATCGTTCATACTCCTTTTTTCTCGTCATTAGTGTTGCATAATTACCATATCGTTCTCCACTTGTTTAAATTGTTCACATTAAAGGGCATCGCTGTAAATTTAAATGAAaggtgccaaaaaaaaaaaaaaaaagtaatggaaGGGTGGAAAATGAATGGGGGAATTACGGTTGAATGGGAAGTGGGGCAAATAAGTCCCAACACATGGGACACTTTTTGGGAATAATAGACCCatggaaagaggaaaaataatGTCCAGCTCATGGTATTTATAATTTACTCAAACAAAAATATCCTTAACTTTAAGTTTTATAGAAAAAAGACCTCCTACCATCAAAACTTAtgtgatgctcccaagtggtatggaagcatcatactcccaatgaattacagctcttggattgaaaatagataaatcacagtccttagatcaaaatcaaaaactaaaaatagggTGGTTTGGTTACAAAACGAGGCGGTTTTGACCTAAAAAACGGAGGATTACTTACCACAGAACAaacaacacttaccattcactaaggcaacacttaccattcactaaggcagaacttaccacacaagtaagttctgccttagtgaatggtaagtgtggtaagttctgccttagtgaatggtaagtgttgccttagtgaatggtaagtgttgtctgaaattcattgggagtatgatgttcccataccacttgggagcatcatagcaTTTTCCACCAACCATCGTACACTGCAACCCAATCGTCTTTATTCAGGTGCAATGTTATTCTCAAATGGTGCCAAAATAATTCACTCAAGATGCAACATTATGTGACTGGTGGAGCAATACTTATGTTTTTCGAAAAACTCATctcccaccaccgccactcaaCTTATTctcagtggcggagccaggaatTCAGTTCAGAGGGGCACTGtttcacaataaaaaaaaattcacagtaAAATataggaaataaaaaaatactgagCACAAAAGATTGTTGTATAATATTTTAGGAAGAGGATTGACGCATACTCCTTTGCCGCTAATGCCAAAGACTCCCTTGTTTGTAGTTAGGAAGATTATAGAGCTATATAGAGAAATTGTGAAcggatgtaaaaaaaaaaaacacaattgtagTTGATAAAATTTTAGAGGGGGCACGTGATTCCTTGGGCCTTCATTAGCTCCGCCCCTGCTTATTCTACTGGGGGCAATACATTTCAGCAATAGAATTTCATAGAAGATGCAACATTATTCCATTGAAGGAGCAAAATTCACTTGACAAAAATGGCACTCAACTTATTTACATGcaactttcaaaaagaaaattaaagagCCAACCCCAAGGAATTGGCCTAGTAATTTTGGCTTGGGACTTAGGTGTTTGTTCCGCTTTAGAGCCACCTAACCTCCTAAGCGTGGAAAAGGCTGTGGGAGGGACGTCAGAAATTAGTCTGAGACGTGCGCAAGCTGACCTGAGACACTCTgcattaccaaaagaaaaaaaaccaacaacatGAGTTATACGAAAGGCTGCTTAGCTTTATTTTTTCATGCTTCTAGCTTTAGATCCAAGCACTCTAAGTTGTTCTCTTTACGTTTTACTACTAACTAGATAGATATATGTACGTTATGTGataattccttttctttttttttttatgatcttTTTTCTGATTACAATTAATCTTTTCTAATATCATCTTTACTctttaaattttagtttttttttggtcaatcggCATCACTTTATTAATAATTGAAACTAGGAGGTATCCAAAGCAGCTtctgtagggggccgaaatatccgaaggacTATAGGGTTTACAAGGTCCAAAAGGGGGAATAAAGGTTCACCCGCTGTTTAATCCATCGTCCAGCTGCctcagttcatctgtaaatAAGGATAAGCTTCGGCGTAATGTTAATTATCCGAATGATAGACGGACCTCTGGGTACTTCGCCGAACGTCGTATGGATATTCGAACGTACATATATTTGAGTTCGCTCGGTATTCTCGCCAAACGGGCTCGGAGGTGTCCTCTCTTCGGATAAGTTGTTCTTCGGTAAGGGCGCCAAACGACCAAGTATTCCTCGTGTGTCGAAAGTGGGCTCCGCTGAGCACAGACATTTATGGAAACTTTCGGAAATATCTTTTGATAAGTGAGCTGTCTTTTCTgctattcgaagtgacatctctgaacgatgtgacctttctgacatcgacccatgtgatTCTGTAAGACTTGGGAATAGGCGCTCACTAAGTGTCCCATCTGcatgacgtcatccgagcagtaCTCAACGCGTGGAAAGCAAGGCTGTCTTGCCCAGCACACTAcacctttgcctataaatagtgGGGAATTACCATAAAGAGGGGCTGATCAGAAAAAACTTATTCTGAACCAAATTCTCATTACTACTAGCTTATTCCTTacaaaatcttcttcttctctttctatttACTGACTAGTCCGTCGGAGTTTCTTCCTGGAGGAACctccccctccggttctgcaggtaccaCTAGTCCGTCGGAGTTTCTTCCTGGAGGAACctccccctccggttctgcaggtaccaCAAGTTCAACATCGCCTTCCACGATCCAGCAAATAGAGAAAGGAACACAAGAAAGTTCACGGAGAAACccgcaccccccccccccccccaacaatTGGTGACTCCGCTGGGGAATACTCCCTTTGTGGTATTTTTTcgtgttctttgtgttcttcgtTTTCTTCACGGCCCCAGTTCAATTCTGTCTGCTCCTCTCGTTTGAAAAGAACAAATGGCTCGACGACTCTCTCCCCCGGGTCCAGAAAACTTCACCCTTGGGTTGGAGGGTTATGGGTCTATCGATCTCGAGCCCCATCAAGCGGCTAGGACAGTTCCCCATGTGGcccgccaactttcttttccacccaCCGAGTTGGACATCGCCTTGGCGGAACAGAAACGCCAGGCGGCGGTTATTGCCCTGCTTCAACAACGGCTGGAGGAGCGAGACGGAGGGATGACCGTAactgtcacaccctcgatttttaacataaatataaatgattttcatgaataaaatcTCGTCATAAtccgtacgataaccaaaataatgtagcgttcccaaaatattacatctttggctccaaggcccaaattaacacaagtactgaatattcaagagttaaagttttacaatattccatagtcaaaagatctacaaataaagttacaaatacatcttcaaaagagatttacaaagatgcctaagtaactcctcaattgttaactttcaaaaaaatacttccTCCTTCAAGCATTTCAACCGTGCATACTATTGCCTTgagtta
It encodes:
- the LOC131325763 gene encoding uncharacterized protein LOC131325763 isoform X2 — encoded protein: MAKGWFRDLLIPLKPTESAPPATSRETFFFLPLLRLYLFFFPLFCLDYFLPFDLRAVVLNGYGCYLILPAFDELLRTSVPTKLRIGSDINFRILELLFSLPSPRRYITSFDPPPFVFHGLLFSYFCLIRLSLHLSVQVFKIIYPFIKPLLKTLAIYLENKSNCSVALGHHVAVAQTVLCHTNVSGSHQCVVKKEFGAPRGGALALNNFLGNKGIISDSLKPGRAKNREEKPLVDFDATNNRACQSGLVSNSEETNAREASKGLCMTEGVLSLVGSTTRIPSTDSDAPGDSAHLVRANQSGPITLYSKEKDTSEGLIGECLTECVLSLDDSTKRKSFPDFDATEIKAHLVSAYQSGPVVSLSENKNEGEALKKDLQQHCGGRPDAAAKSFRAIYDLGLHTTDSLTRKSFQVLETLRPREQQSNATDTDQERQIQTQMCHELSDARGAHRIHLDRYIGRFRTHLCPSLCHSVCIRSIFGEQSNDLVPLLSLRRLTLKSCVRQDKSPCFPRLLQINAVDKGLTQSPRYSGGLTAQSASSSCWPIGLQDGAHIVLLDPLKQSAKNVPHAARQDQCSLTVSLREKKMVRRTLKRKYRTISVIFEYHQQYFGRRCEGAAKSFGATRNCRKHGIRQVSTVKCIHKQHWIHRWPFRQKRATRNGYSLRDERPFGGSKLSMDEKLDSRLLFIHMSQFTRSSPQPLDLLDGGVIVGPIALSSSEFAAANNRAHFVRQDQISSTASCREGKSARETLDRQGITMSLCIVDDLQQHFGGKHKDVMKRLGVNISMFNSTCRLHQFYWRPCWNEKNEQVFDARNNRTHLAKADQSGPTMSNSKKENTREALKREYVTSRVLRHLVRQRTLTHKHCVRRKKSQDLSRSL
- the LOC131325763 gene encoding uncharacterized protein LOC131325763 isoform X3; this encodes MAKGWFRDLLIPLKPTESAPPATSRETFFFLPLLRLYLFFFPLFCLDYFLPFDLRAVVLNGYGCYLILPAFDELLRTSVPTKLRIGSDINFRILELLFSLPSPRRYITSFDPPPFVFHGLLFSYFCLIRLSLHLSVQVFKIIYPFIKPLLKTLAIYLENKSNCSVALGHHVAVAQTVLCHTNVSGSHQCVVKKEFGAPRGGALALNNFLGNKGIISDSLKPGRAKNREEKPLVDFDATNNRACQSGLVSNSEETNAREASKGLCMTEGVLSLVGSTTRIPSTDSDAPGDSAHLVRANQSGPITLYSKEKDTSEGLIGECLTECVLSLDDSTKRKSFPDFDATEIKAHLVSAYQSGPVVSLSENKNEGEALKRECITNSILGLEDLQQHCGGRPDAAAKSFRAIYDLGLHTTDSLTRKSFQVLETLRPREQQSNATDTDQERQIQTQMCHELSDARGAHRIHLDRYIGRFRTHLCPSLCHSVCIRSIFGEQSNDLVPLLSLRRLTLKSCVRQDKSPCFPRLLQINAVDKGLTQSPRYSGGLTAQSASSSCWPIGLQDGAHIVLLDPLKQSAKNVPHAARQDQCSLTVSLREKKMVRRTLKRKYRTISVIFEYHQQYFGRRCEGAAKSFGATRNCRKHGIRQVSTVKCIHKQHWIHRWPFRQKRATRNGYSLRDERPFGGSKLSMDEKLDSRLLFIHMSQFTRSSPQPLDLLDGGVIVGPIALSSSEFAAANNRAHFVRQDQISSTASCREGKSARETLDRQGITMSLCIVDDLQQHFGVNISMFNSTCRLHQFYWRPCWNEKNEQVFDARNNRTHLAKADQSGPTMSNSKKENTREALKREYVTSRVLRHLVRQRTLTHKHCVRRKKSQDLSRSL
- the LOC131325763 gene encoding uncharacterized protein LOC131325763 isoform X1, which gives rise to MAKGWFRDLLIPLKPTESAPPATSRETFFFLPLLRLYLFFFPLFCLDYFLPFDLRAVVLNGYGCYLILPAFDELLRTSVPTKLRIGSDINFRILELLFSLPSPRRYITSFDPPPFVFHGLLFSYFCLIRLSLHLSVQVFKIIYPFIKPLLKTLAIYLENKSNCSVALGHHVAVAQTVLCHTNVSGSHQCVVKKEFGAPRGGALALNNFLGNKGIISDSLKPGRAKNREEKPLVDFDATNNRACQSGLVSNSEETNAREASKGLCMTEGVLSLVGSTTRIPSTDSDAPGDSAHLVRANQSGPITLYSKEKDTSEGLIGECLTECVLSLDDSTKRKSFPDFDATEIKAHLVSAYQSGPVVSLSENKNEGEALKRECITNSILGLEDLQQHCGGRPDAAAKSFRAIYDLGLHTTDSLTRKSFQVLETLRPREQQSNATDTDQERQIQTQMCHELSDARGAHRIHLDRYIGRFRTHLCPSLCHSVCIRSIFGEQSNDLVPLLSLRRLTLKSCVRQDKSPCFPRLLQINAVDKGLTQSPRYSGGLTAQSASSSCWPIGLQDGAHIVLLDPLKQSAKNVPHAARQDQCSLTVSLREKKMVRRTLKRKYRTISVIFEYHQQYFGRRCEGAAKSFGATRNCRKHGIRQVSTVKCIHKQHWIHRWPFRQKRATRNGYSLRDERPFGGSKLSMDEKLDSRLLFIHMSQFTRSSPQPLDLLDGGVIVGPIALSSSEFAAANNRAHFVRQDQISSTASCREGKSARETLDRQGITMSLCIVDDLQQHFGGKHKDVMKRLGVNISMFNSTCRLHQFYWRPCWNEKNEQVFDARNNRTHLAKADQSGPTMSNSKKENTREALKREYVTSRVLRHLVRQRTLTHKHCVRRKKSQDLSRSL